In Zingiber officinale cultivar Zhangliang chromosome 11B, Zo_v1.1, whole genome shotgun sequence, a single window of DNA contains:
- the LOC122035290 gene encoding uncharacterized protein LOC122035290, producing the protein MIESIRGQFYGAYAKMATYKLPDLLTGQSSSSAILLFGGGKVPTNELNVIAVGWQVSTIYETSYPRFFTFWNIDEKSKTGCVNLQCAGFVSTTNIYGPGSFIPQLSNYGYETKFLSILITRDYNTGNWWVTYNDELPLGYFPKELLPKMEDNALLVQMGGEVVSPLNVPSPPMGSGHPSNEGPSKAAYFIEVQFVDEHNNLFDPYPADLHSHADISDYYSVADDHYANDKDKYVFAYGGAGGFK; encoded by the exons ATGATTGAATCTATACGTGGTCAATTTTATGGCGCTTACGCAAAAATGGCTACTTATAAGCTTCCAGATCTACTAACTGGTCAATCATCATCCAGTGCTATACTACTTTTTGGCGGTGGAAAAGTTCCAACCAATGAACTCAATGTTATCGCCGTCGGTTGGCAA GTTTCAACAATATACGAAACTAGTTATCCTCGATTTTTTACTTTTTGGAAT ATTGACGAGAAGAGTAAAACGGGATGTGTGAATTTGCAATGTGCTGGTTTTGTTAGCACCACTAATATTTATGGACCTGGAAGTTTTATTCCCCAATTGTCCAATTATGGCTATGAAACAAAATTTCTATCAATACTAATCACTAGg GATTATAATACAGGGAATTGGTGGGTGACGTATAATGATGAACTACCTCTTGGGTATTTCCCCAAGGAATTGCTTCCAAAGATGGAGGATAATGCATTGTTGGTTCAAATGGGTGGGGAGGTTGTCTCTCCCTTGAATGTGCCAAGCCCGCCGATGGGCAGTGGTCATCCAAGTAATGAAGGACCTAGTAAAGCTGCTTATTTCATTGAAGTTCAGTTTGTGGATGAGCATAATAACTTGTTCGATCCGTATCCTGCTGATCTTCACTCTCATGCTGATATTAGTGATTATTATAGTGTAGCAGATGATCATTATGCAAATGATAAAGATAAATATGTTTTTGCTTATGGAGGAGCTGGAGGTTTCAAATAA